One window of the Chryseobacterium sp. CY350 genome contains the following:
- a CDS encoding ABC transporter ATP-binding protein, which translates to MITINNLSKTYGNATVLNIENLEIPKGETFGLVGNNGAGKTTLFSLMLDLIQPTTGFVSIDGIKVNESEAWKSKVAAFVDDTFLIGYLTPEEYFYFIGELRGQNKASVDEFLEQFHDLFNGEIVNSGKYVRDLSKGNQKKVGIVGAIIGNPEIVILDEPFANLDPSTQIKLKNLIKELSKQSGVTFLISSHDLAHTTEVCNRIVVVNKGLQVKDIKTNPETLRDLEQYFADQVNVPV; encoded by the coding sequence ATGATTACTATAAATAATTTATCTAAAACGTACGGAAACGCAACCGTTCTCAATATTGAAAATCTGGAAATTCCAAAAGGCGAAACGTTCGGTTTGGTAGGAAACAACGGAGCCGGAAAAACCACACTTTTCAGTTTAATGCTTGATTTAATACAACCAACAACAGGTTTTGTAAGCATAGACGGAATCAAAGTCAACGAATCTGAAGCCTGGAAATCCAAAGTTGCAGCTTTTGTAGATGATACTTTTCTGATCGGATATTTAACTCCGGAAGAATATTTTTATTTTATTGGTGAGTTGAGAGGGCAAAACAAAGCTTCTGTAGATGAATTTCTAGAACAGTTTCATGATCTTTTTAATGGTGAAATTGTAAACTCAGGAAAATATGTAAGAGATTTGTCCAAAGGAAATCAGAAAAAAGTAGGAATTGTAGGCGCTATCATCGGAAATCCTGAAATCGTTATTTTGGATGAGCCATTTGCCAATCTCGATCCTTCCACGCAAATCAAGCTTAAAAATTTAATTAAAGAATTATCAAAGCAAAGTGGAGTTACATTCTTAATTTCAAGTCATGATCTTGCCCATACAACAGAAGTCTGCAACCGAATTGTTGTTGTCAACAAAGGTCTTCAGGTAAAAGATATCAAAACCAATCCTGAAACATTGAGAGATCTGGAACAATACTTTGCCGATCAGGTGAATGTTCCGGTTTAA
- a CDS encoding DUF5687 family protein, whose product MFLKFLRLEIKSFFRGTSVGINLAMKIFRFIGILSFIAYCIGAAFLAFFYVREEMEQDPVKIVSRFMIILWVVDLILKYLMQQMSTQNIKPFLTLNIPKKTLVNYMLIKTFLSPFSWMNSFFFVTFALICMFSGFGILGSLCWLIALSLLFYLNNFINILFNNKENIAIAVGIVIAAIAGLGYYDIVPVLDYSERLFYSFYDNPYFTLFAIALFAALWKICYNHVKQEFYLDKGLEDKKTIGKTENIAFLNKYGAIGSFINNDIKMMRRNKVTKGIIIGSFMFIFYGLLMFSSKVYTTPYMMMFMGLFVTGGFQFLFGQRVPSFDSSYYPLMMTLNVPYKEYLKAKWWLMNIVTAVSIVVALFYAIISWETYFTFFAAGLYNIGVNSQFTLWSGAFNKTQIDLNSKEKVMGQKNSFNLKSLLLLIPKMLLPMAVFGITKYFFGMTEAVISIAILGLIGFLFREKIFDTIVKHYKSEKYSTLEAFKSKN is encoded by the coding sequence ATGTTTTTAAAGTTCTTAAGGTTAGAAATCAAAAGTTTTTTTCGGGGCACTTCTGTCGGAATCAATCTGGCAATGAAGATCTTCCGGTTCATCGGAATCCTCTCTTTTATAGCATATTGTATAGGAGCGGCTTTTCTGGCATTTTTCTATGTAAGAGAAGAAATGGAACAGGATCCGGTGAAAATAGTATCCAGATTTATGATTATTTTGTGGGTTGTAGATTTGATTCTTAAATATCTCATGCAGCAGATGTCAACGCAAAATATCAAGCCTTTTCTTACGCTTAATATTCCTAAGAAAACTCTGGTCAATTATATGTTAATCAAGACTTTCCTTTCGCCATTTAGCTGGATGAATTCTTTTTTCTTCGTTACTTTTGCGCTTATTTGTATGTTCAGCGGTTTTGGAATTCTAGGGAGTTTATGCTGGCTGATTGCGCTTTCGTTGTTGTTTTATCTTAATAATTTCATCAATATTCTTTTTAACAATAAAGAAAATATTGCCATCGCAGTAGGAATCGTAATCGCAGCAATTGCAGGTTTGGGATATTATGATATTGTTCCTGTTTTAGATTATTCTGAAAGATTGTTTTATTCCTTTTATGACAATCCTTATTTTACCTTGTTTGCAATTGCCTTATTTGCTGCATTGTGGAAGATTTGCTACAATCATGTAAAACAAGAATTTTATCTCGATAAAGGTTTAGAAGATAAAAAAACAATCGGAAAAACAGAAAATATTGCCTTCCTCAATAAATATGGCGCTATCGGTAGTTTTATCAATAACGACATCAAAATGATGCGTCGGAATAAAGTAACCAAAGGAATCATTATTGGGAGTTTCATGTTTATTTTTTATGGTCTGCTCATGTTTTCATCGAAAGTTTACACCACGCCTTACATGATGATGTTTATGGGATTATTTGTAACGGGTGGTTTTCAGTTTTTATTTGGGCAGAGAGTTCCGTCCTTCGACAGTTCTTATTATCCGTTAATGATGACTTTAAATGTTCCCTACAAAGAATATCTAAAAGCAAAATGGTGGCTCATGAATATTGTGACAGCCGTTTCTATTGTCGTCGCTTTATTTTATGCGATCATAAGTTGGGAAACTTATTTTACGTTTTTCGCCGCAGGTTTGTATAATATTGGTGTCAATTCTCAGTTCACTTTGTGGTCGGGAGCATTCAACAAAACGCAGATTGATCTTAATTCAAAAGAAAAAGTAATGGGACAGAAAAACAGTTTTAATCTGAAAAGTCTTTTATTATTAATTCCAAAAATGCTTTTGCCGATGGCAGTGTTTGGCATTACCAAATATTTCTTCGGAATGACAGAAGCCGTTATCAGTATTGCGATTCTGGGATTAATCGGATTTTTATTCAGAGAGAAAATTTTTGATACGATTGTAAAGCACTACAAAAGTGAAAAGTACAGCACATTAGAAGCATTTAAATCTAAAAATTAA
- a CDS encoding bacteriocin-like protein yields MKNLKKLARNEMKDILGSGPMLIGCSTACCPTDGRPRCPRIVCPAVVCPQYV; encoded by the coding sequence ATGAAAAATTTAAAAAAATTAGCAAGAAACGAAATGAAAGATATTTTAGGATCAGGACCAATGCTTATCGGTTGCTCTACGGCTTGCTGCCCTACAGATGGCAGACCAAGATGTCCTAGAATTGTCTGTCCGGCAGTAGTTTGCCCGCAGTATGTGTAA
- a CDS encoding bacteriocin-like protein, whose product MKNLKKISRNQMKDISGGAAGCSQACCPPPGIKRCPNIICIIPCPVES is encoded by the coding sequence ATGAAAAATTTAAAAAAAATCTCAAGAAATCAAATGAAAGACATCAGTGGTGGAGCTGCAGGTTGCTCTCAGGCATGTTGCCCACCTCCGGGAATTAAAAGATGTCCGAATATTATTTGTATCATACCATGTCCCGTAGAATCTTAA
- a CDS encoding bacteriocin-like protein, which produces MRNLKKINRQEMKTIQGGLTCKGGQLCLVDGKWKCTAYDGCGGGNQP; this is translated from the coding sequence ATGAGAAATTTAAAAAAAATCAACCGACAGGAAATGAAAACGATCCAGGGCGGTCTTACCTGCAAAGGCGGACAACTTTGCCTGGTCGACGGAAAATGGAAATGCACCGCTTACGACGGATGCGGTGGCGGAAACCAACCATAA
- a CDS encoding vitamin K epoxide reductase family protein: MNFDKLIDHFKLDKQEFYFQFNSHPNYPSALAFSDTLNFLGLKNDAYELDKEYWDELPDEYMALVDNSFSLVKKKGSDFTIYSDKVKTLNKEELYGNSGDFVLLFEKTENIKTKSFFNFKPVIYLVFGLIILYSLLQFTWYESVFNILSLGGVYISLELFNQKFGQESTVVSNICGGAANSSSQSSCSKIFSSDKTDVLGLKLSDFSLIYFLGISFVGLFFPQSQFVLRIAAILSIMVIFYSIYIQSFIEKSLCRVCLVIILVLLAQIAISSFYFSWEINSPVVFTGLILFISVFFTVAFLNHLMNQKEELKKSNAKNLRFKRNYDLFKRELLDQEKITFTDQQTFFVGNKDAKLHISVVSNPYCGFCKDAHKIIEDLLLQYPDAISAQMRFNYSSERADEKYTQLMSDFLSIYRNKSHKEFLKSVDIWFKNKDESEIRTKSGSGNSEDLTDIIKMTSENSSAGITFTPVFIINGYQFPDKYDREDIHYFISELIEDEDF, encoded by the coding sequence ATGAATTTCGATAAACTCATAGACCACTTCAAACTCGACAAGCAGGAATTTTATTTCCAGTTCAATTCTCATCCAAATTATCCGTCGGCTTTGGCTTTCAGTGATACACTCAATTTTTTAGGGTTAAAAAATGATGCTTATGAATTAGATAAAGAATATTGGGACGAATTGCCTGATGAATATATGGCATTGGTAGATAATTCGTTTTCTTTAGTAAAAAAGAAAGGTAGCGATTTTACAATTTATTCTGATAAAGTAAAAACACTTAATAAGGAAGAACTTTACGGTAATTCCGGCGATTTTGTGCTTCTTTTTGAGAAAACTGAGAATATAAAAACAAAATCTTTTTTCAATTTTAAGCCCGTAATCTACTTAGTTTTTGGACTTATTATTCTCTATTCACTTCTTCAATTTACTTGGTACGAAAGTGTTTTCAACATCTTATCATTGGGAGGAGTTTATATTTCGTTAGAACTATTTAACCAAAAATTCGGACAGGAATCTACTGTTGTCAGTAATATTTGTGGAGGTGCAGCCAATAGTTCTTCTCAAAGTTCATGTTCAAAGATTTTTTCTTCCGATAAAACTGATGTTTTGGGACTTAAACTTTCGGATTTTAGTTTAATTTATTTTTTGGGAATTTCATTCGTCGGACTCTTTTTTCCGCAGTCTCAGTTTGTTTTGAGAATTGCAGCAATACTTTCTATTATGGTGATTTTTTATTCGATCTACATTCAGAGTTTTATTGAAAAATCGCTTTGCCGGGTTTGCTTGGTGATCATTTTGGTTTTGCTTGCTCAGATTGCAATCAGCTCGTTTTATTTCAGTTGGGAAATAAATTCACCGGTTGTCTTTACAGGTCTCATCCTTTTTATTTCAGTTTTTTTTACAGTTGCTTTTCTAAATCACCTGATGAATCAAAAAGAAGAACTCAAAAAATCTAATGCAAAGAATTTAAGATTTAAAAGAAATTATGATCTGTTTAAACGGGAACTTTTAGATCAGGAAAAAATCACATTTACAGATCAGCAGACATTTTTTGTAGGAAATAAAGATGCAAAACTTCACATCTCTGTCGTTTCGAATCCTTATTGTGGGTTTTGTAAAGATGCTCATAAAATTATTGAAGATTTGTTGCTGCAATATCCCGATGCAATTTCTGCTCAGATGAGATTTAATTATTCTTCCGAGAGAGCTGATGAAAAGTACACGCAGCTCATGTCAGATTTTTTGAGTATTTACAGAAATAAATCACATAAAGAATTTCTAAAATCTGTTGATATTTGGTTTAAAAACAAAGATGAAAGCGAAATCAGGACAAAATCGGGGAGCGGAAATTCTGAAGATCTTACCGATATTATAAAAATGACTTCCGAAAACAGTTCTGCCGGAATTACTTTCACACCCGTCTTTATCATTAATGGTTACCAGTTTCCGGATAAATATGATCGTGAAGATATTCATTATTTTATCAGTGAATTGATTGAAGATGAAGATTTTTAA
- a CDS encoding bacteriocin-like protein has product MKNLKKLNKEQLKSITGAGGIKGLPEPDFCMYYCNGVVVCATCSNDFKCPDDSL; this is encoded by the coding sequence ATGAAAAATTTAAAGAAACTGAACAAAGAGCAGTTAAAGTCTATTACTGGAGCAGGAGGAATAAAAGGACTTCCAGAGCCGGATTTCTGCATGTATTACTGCAATGGCGTTGTCGTTTGTGCAACGTGCAGTAACGATTTTAAATGCCCGGATGATTCTCTGTAA
- a CDS encoding PA0069 family radical SAM protein, which produces MQNDNIIKGQGAQRNVINRFDRFTFEPDDEDLENVKTTFTEVFSKTIVNQVKSEDLPMQYSMNPYQGCEHGCAYCFARPTHEYWGYSAGVDFERKIMVKKNAPELLEKFFRKKGYQPESILLSGNTDCYQPAERQFEITRQLLQMFLDYRHPVNILTKNALVLRDLDILKPLAEQNLVSVSLSIPTINEDLRRKMEPRTSSSKNKLKAIEILSENGIPTHVMVAPIIPGLNSDEPLTILKSISDAGAQSFGYTLVRLNDTVEPVFVKWIEDAFPDRAQKVLNLIKSMRGGKLGEKRYFDRQKGEGNIAEMIHNTFKIGRKKYFDGKEFPKLSVDNFTGTREQQLRLF; this is translated from the coding sequence ATGCAGAACGATAATATCATTAAAGGTCAGGGAGCTCAGCGAAATGTTATCAACCGTTTCGACAGGTTTACTTTTGAGCCGGACGATGAGGATCTGGAAAATGTAAAAACCACCTTTACGGAAGTTTTTTCGAAAACTATTGTCAACCAAGTGAAAAGTGAAGATTTACCGATGCAATATTCTATGAATCCTTACCAAGGTTGCGAGCACGGATGCGCGTATTGTTTTGCAAGACCAACTCATGAATATTGGGGATACAGCGCAGGAGTAGACTTCGAAAGAAAAATAATGGTGAAGAAAAATGCGCCGGAATTATTAGAGAAATTCTTTAGAAAAAAAGGCTACCAACCGGAATCGATTTTGCTTTCAGGGAACACAGATTGTTATCAGCCTGCCGAAAGACAGTTTGAAATTACCAGACAGTTGCTCCAGATGTTTCTTGATTACAGACATCCTGTTAATATTCTGACAAAAAATGCTCTAGTCTTAAGAGATCTGGATATTTTAAAACCTTTGGCTGAGCAGAATTTGGTTTCTGTGTCATTAAGTATTCCTACGATTAACGAAGATCTGCGCAGAAAAATGGAACCAAGAACAAGTTCGTCAAAAAATAAACTGAAAGCAATAGAAATTCTCTCTGAAAACGGCATCCCGACTCACGTTATGGTTGCTCCGATTATTCCCGGATTAAATAGTGATGAGCCTCTTACAATATTAAAATCAATCTCTGATGCGGGAGCACAAAGCTTCGGATACACTTTGGTGAGACTAAATGATACGGTAGAACCTGTTTTCGTAAAATGGATTGAAGATGCTTTCCCCGATAGAGCGCAGAAAGTTTTAAATTTAATTAAATCGATGCGAGGCGGTAAATTGGGTGAAAAAAGATATTTTGATCGGCAGAAAGGGGAAGGAAATATCGCAGAAATGATACACAACACCTTTAAAATAGGAAGAAAAAAATACTTCGACGGTAAAGAGTTTCCCAAACTTTCAGTTGATAACTTTACCGGAACCAGAGAACAGCAGTTGAGGTTGTTTTAA